A part of Paenibacillus antri genomic DNA contains:
- a CDS encoding Glu/Leu/Phe/Val family dehydrogenase has protein sequence MTATDHGNVLTSTQTVIGQALKRLGYTEEMYELLKEPMRVLTVRIPVRMDDGAVKVFTGYRAQHNDAVGPTKGGVRFHPDVTEDEVKALSIWMSLKCGIVDLPYGGGKGGVVCDPRQMSFRELERLSRGYVRAVSQIVGPTKDIPAPDVMTNSQIMAWMFDEYSRIREFDAPGFITGKPIVLGGSHGRETATAKGVTIMIREALKKRGIDVRDARVIVQGFGNAGSYLSKFMHEAGAKVVGISDVYGALYDPEGLDIEYLLDKRDSFGTVTKLFEKTAITNEQLLVQDCDILVPAAIENQITAGNAHEIKASIIVEAANGPTTLEATKIVSDRGILLVPDVLASAGGVIVSYFEWVQNNQGYYWTEEEVHAKLEDMMVKGFDNVYQTHATRGVDMRLAAYMVGVRKMAEAARYRGWV, from the coding sequence GTGACTGCAACGGATCATGGCAACGTCCTGACGTCGACGCAGACGGTCATCGGGCAAGCGTTGAAGCGGCTGGGCTATACGGAAGAGATGTACGAGCTCCTGAAGGAGCCGATGCGGGTGCTGACGGTCCGCATTCCGGTGCGGATGGACGACGGCGCGGTCAAGGTGTTCACCGGGTACCGGGCGCAGCATAACGACGCCGTCGGTCCGACGAAGGGCGGCGTTCGGTTTCACCCCGACGTCACGGAGGACGAGGTGAAGGCGCTGTCGATCTGGATGAGCCTCAAGTGCGGGATCGTCGATCTTCCGTACGGGGGCGGCAAGGGCGGGGTCGTGTGCGATCCGAGACAGATGTCCTTCCGGGAGCTGGAACGGCTGAGCCGCGGCTACGTTCGCGCCGTCTCGCAAATCGTAGGCCCGACGAAGGACATTCCGGCGCCGGACGTCATGACGAACTCGCAAATCATGGCTTGGATGTTCGACGAGTACAGCCGCATCCGCGAATTCGACGCCCCCGGCTTCATTACGGGCAAGCCGATCGTGCTCGGCGGCTCCCACGGCCGGGAAACCGCGACGGCCAAGGGCGTCACGATCATGATCCGCGAAGCGCTGAAGAAGCGCGGCATCGACGTCAGGGACGCGAGAGTCATCGTGCAAGGGTTCGGCAACGCGGGAAGCTACTTGTCGAAATTCATGCACGAGGCCGGCGCGAAGGTCGTCGGCATCTCCGACGTCTATGGCGCGCTCTACGACCCCGAGGGGCTCGATATCGAATATTTGCTCGACAAGCGCGACTCGTTCGGCACGGTGACGAAGCTGTTCGAGAAGACGGCGATCACGAACGAACAGCTGCTCGTGCAGGACTGCGACATTCTCGTGCCGGCCGCCATCGAAAATCAGATCACGGCGGGCAACGCGCACGAGATCAAGGCTTCGATCATCGTCGAAGCGGCGAACGGACCGACGACGCTCGAGGCGACGAAGATCGTCTCCGACAGAGGCATTCTGCTCGTCCCGGACGTGCTGGCCAGCGCGGGCGGCGTCATCGTTTCGTACTTCGAATGGGTACAGAACAATCAAGGGTATTATTGGACCGAGGAAGAAGTGCACGCGAAGCTCGAAGACATGATGGTCAAGGGCTTCGACAACGTATATCAAACCCATGCCACGCGAGGCGTCGATATGAGGCTCGCCGCGTACATGGTCGGCGTCCGCAAGATGGCGGAGGCCGCACGGTACAGAGGCTGGGTGTAA
- the rpsA gene encoding 30S ribosomal protein S1: MTEETKVQANEQAAAESADTVDMNEVSTVKKGDIVTGTVVKVEDNQVYVDIGYKYDGVITARELSSVPLDNISDVVQLGQEVTCKVIGINDAKETLTLSKKQVEGEKAWDKMQEYLDNNETIEAKVVDVVKGGLVVDVGVRGFIPASMVERHFVEDFSDYKGRTLKLKVKEIDRPNNKLILSQKDVLEEQYQAQKQQIMERLNVGDVIEGTVQRLTQFGAFVDVGGVDGLVHISELSYQHVEKPSDVVKEGDKVKVKILKLDPANERISLSVKAAQPGPWEQAGGQFQIGDIIQGTVRRLVDFGAFVEVAPGVEGLVHVSQIAHRRIGTPHEVLKEGQQVNVKVLDINVGEKRISLSIKETEEAPEQPQRQERPERAPRQPKVDIPDAQSLNLTLGERFGDKLSKFK, from the coding sequence ATGACGGAAGAGACGAAGGTACAAGCGAACGAGCAAGCGGCGGCGGAATCCGCGGACACGGTGGACATGAACGAGGTGTCGACGGTAAAGAAGGGCGACATCGTCACAGGCACCGTCGTGAAGGTGGAGGACAATCAGGTGTACGTGGACATCGGTTACAAATACGATGGCGTCATCACCGCCCGCGAGCTGTCTTCCGTCCCTCTTGACAATATATCGGACGTCGTTCAATTGGGACAGGAAGTTACTTGCAAGGTTATCGGCATCAACGACGCGAAAGAAACGTTGACGCTGTCGAAGAAGCAAGTCGAAGGCGAGAAAGCTTGGGACAAAATGCAAGAGTACCTCGACAACAACGAGACGATCGAAGCGAAAGTCGTGGACGTCGTGAAGGGCGGACTCGTCGTGGACGTCGGCGTTCGCGGTTTCATTCCGGCTTCGATGGTCGAGCGCCACTTCGTCGAAGACTTCAGCGACTACAAGGGCCGCACCTTGAAGCTGAAGGTCAAAGAAATCGATCGTCCGAACAATAAGCTCATTCTCTCTCAGAAGGACGTTCTGGAAGAGCAATATCAAGCGCAAAAGCAACAGATCATGGAGCGTCTGAACGTAGGCGACGTCATCGAGGGCACGGTTCAGCGCCTGACGCAATTCGGCGCGTTCGTAGACGTCGGCGGCGTGGACGGCCTCGTTCACATCTCCGAGCTTTCCTATCAGCACGTCGAGAAGCCTTCCGACGTCGTGAAGGAAGGCGACAAGGTGAAGGTCAAGATCCTGAAGCTCGATCCGGCCAACGAGCGCATCTCCCTCAGCGTGAAAGCGGCTCAACCGGGTCCGTGGGAGCAAGCGGGCGGCCAATTCCAGATCGGCGACATCATTCAAGGCACGGTTCGCCGCCTTGTCGACTTCGGCGCGTTCGTCGAAGTGGCGCCTGGCGTCGAGGGCTTGGTCCACGTCTCCCAGATCGCGCATCGCCGCATCGGCACGCCGCATGAGGTCCTGAAGGAAGGACAGCAAGTGAACGTGAAGGTTCTCGACATCAACGTTGGGGAAAAGCGGATCTCCCTCAGCATCAAGGAGACGGAAGAAGCGCCGGAGCAGCCGCAACGCCAAGAGCGTCCGGAACGCGCGCCGAGACAGCCGAAGGTAGACATCCCGGACGCGCAATCGCTTAACTTGACGCTCGGCGAGCGCTTCGGCGACAAGCTTAGCAAGTTCAAGTAA
- a CDS encoding rhodanese-like domain-containing protein yields the protein MSNYEHISPGEFLRLYDRGELKNGLVIDVREPFEWDYYHLDGTTLMPLQTIPASLGRLPSDRKIYVVCAHGVRSEYACRYLAEQGYEDVVNVIGGMAALAAARGFAYD from the coding sequence ATGTCGAATTACGAACATATCTCGCCGGGCGAATTTTTACGTTTGTACGATCGCGGCGAATTGAAAAACGGCCTCGTCATCGATGTACGAGAGCCGTTCGAATGGGATTATTATCATTTGGACGGGACGACCTTGATGCCGCTGCAGACGATTCCGGCTTCGCTCGGTCGACTGCCGTCGGATCGGAAGATCTACGTCGTCTGCGCCCACGGCGTTCGCAGCGAATACGCGTGTCGTTATCTCGCGGAGCAAGGGTACGAGGACGTCGTCAACGTCATCGGCGGCATGGCCGCGCTGGCGGCGGCGCGCGGCTTCGCTTACGATTAA
- the fni gene encoding type 2 isopentenyl-diphosphate Delta-isomerase: MTRMSRKMDHVRHALASGQSGRNGLSEVRFVHNPLPDTSVSHISLTTRIGELTMRSPILINAMTGGAAETEEINYGLGEAARLTGVAMAVGSQMAALRDPALEASYAAARRANPDGLLFANLGSEATPEQAKRAVEMIRADALQIHLNVVQELVMPEGDRSFEGALRRIERIVRNVDVPVIAKEVGFGMTMSAASRLLSVGVSAVDCGGSGGTNFARIENARRDRPIPWFDDWGNTTAVSLLEAKEAAPAGRLIGSGGIRNGMEAAKSIALGADAVGLAGALLRKLREEGVEAVAASIRDLQEELRLVMTAVGARTIPELQSAPVVIVGDTAEWCAARGVDIRKYARRAVRPERETDSE, encoded by the coding sequence ATGACGCGAATGTCGCGCAAGATGGATCATGTCCGCCATGCGCTCGCTTCCGGCCAGAGCGGCCGGAACGGCCTGTCGGAAGTGAGATTCGTGCATAACCCGCTCCCCGACACGTCCGTATCCCATATCTCGCTTACGACTCGAATCGGCGAACTCACTATGAGGTCGCCGATTCTTATTAATGCGATGACGGGCGGGGCGGCGGAGACGGAAGAAATCAATTACGGCCTCGGGGAAGCGGCGAGGCTTACGGGCGTCGCGATGGCGGTCGGCTCGCAGATGGCCGCTTTACGCGATCCGGCGCTCGAAGCGAGCTACGCGGCCGCGCGGCGCGCCAATCCCGACGGGCTGCTGTTCGCGAATTTGGGCAGCGAGGCGACCCCGGAGCAAGCGAAGCGCGCCGTCGAGATGATCCGAGCGGATGCTCTCCAAATTCATCTGAACGTCGTGCAGGAGTTGGTCATGCCCGAAGGCGACCGCTCCTTCGAAGGGGCGCTGCGCCGCATCGAGCGGATCGTGCGGAACGTGGACGTCCCGGTCATCGCGAAGGAGGTCGGGTTCGGCATGACCATGAGCGCGGCTTCCCGCTTGCTGTCGGTCGGCGTCTCGGCCGTCGACTGCGGCGGAAGCGGCGGAACGAACTTCGCCCGGATCGAGAACGCTCGTCGGGATCGGCCGATTCCGTGGTTCGACGACTGGGGAAATACGACCGCGGTATCGCTGCTCGAGGCGAAGGAAGCGGCGCCGGCCGGCCGATTGATCGGCTCCGGAGGCATCCGCAACGGCATGGAAGCGGCGAAATCGATCGCGCTCGGCGCGGATGCCGTAGGACTGGCCGGCGCGCTGCTGCGCAAGCTTCGCGAAGAGGGAGTCGAAGCGGTCGCCGCCTCGATCCGCGACCTGCAGGAGGAGCTTCGGCTCGTCATGACCGCGGTCGGCGCCAGAACGATTCCCGAGCTCCAGTCCGCGCCGGTCGTGATCGTCGGCGACACGGCCGAGTGGTGCGCCGCGCGAGGCGTCGACATTCGGAAGTACGCAAGGCGCGCCGTTCGACCGGAGCGGGAGACGGACTCGGAGTAA
- a CDS encoding flagellar brake protein → MKINQTLFLQVASLDEEESKRQYKTRIADVSEENVAVELPIDEKTGRFKRLDVGDQISAHFVTGDGVKNFFETEVVGHRTDVVRLVILRRPDPETITRVQRRTFLRVPATLEIACRLGDHLQFLAVTEDVSGGGISIVCDGHIPIKANDSLHCWLLIHFRSGHIEHVPFKSEVIRIKPLETGKQLAMMRFLDIAGVEQQKIIRYCFERQFEMRK, encoded by the coding sequence GTGAAAATCAATCAAACTTTATTTCTTCAAGTGGCGTCGCTCGACGAAGAGGAGAGCAAGCGACAATATAAAACGCGCATCGCGGACGTCAGCGAGGAGAACGTCGCCGTCGAGCTGCCGATCGACGAGAAGACGGGCCGGTTCAAGCGGCTCGACGTCGGCGATCAAATATCCGCCCATTTCGTCACGGGCGACGGAGTGAAAAACTTCTTCGAAACCGAAGTCGTCGGACACCGGACGGACGTCGTCCGACTCGTGATTTTGCGGCGGCCGGACCCCGAGACGATCACCCGCGTGCAGCGGCGCACGTTCCTTCGCGTCCCGGCCACGCTCGAGATCGCCTGCCGGCTCGGCGATCATCTCCAATTTCTCGCGGTGACGGAAGACGTCAGCGGGGGCGGCATTTCGATCGTCTGCGACGGGCACATCCCGATCAAGGCGAACGATTCGCTGCATTGTTGGCTGCTCATCCACTTCCGCAGCGGCCACATCGAGCACGTGCCGTTCAAATCCGAAGTCATTCGCATCAAGCCGCTCGAGACGGGCAAGCAGCTTGCGATGATGCGCTTCCTCGACATCGCGGGGGTCGAGCAACAGAAGATCATCCGTTATTGCTTCGAACGACAGTTCGAAATGCGAAAGTAA
- a CDS encoding genetic competence negative regulator: MKIERLSHDKIRIFLTFDDLTERGIQKYDMWREIPKVHELFNELMDQAYSELGFETNGPLAVEVFAMPAQGMVVIVTKGKQSEKRGSYPDEDDEDMFEMEVTLEESDLISYTFNDFEHVISAAKRIGPQYTDAGALYAYQNKWVLQLEYEAEDDRRFDNLISVLSEYGEANSYTDAVLMEYGKVVIAEGAIGVVRAQFA; the protein is encoded by the coding sequence ATGAAAATCGAGAGGCTAAGCCATGATAAGATTCGGATTTTCCTTACATTCGACGATTTGACGGAGCGGGGCATCCAGAAATACGACATGTGGCGCGAAATCCCGAAGGTTCACGAGCTGTTCAACGAGTTGATGGACCAAGCCTATTCGGAGCTCGGCTTCGAGACGAACGGCCCGCTCGCCGTCGAAGTGTTCGCGATGCCGGCGCAAGGCATGGTCGTTATCGTCACCAAAGGAAAACAATCGGAGAAACGCGGTTCGTATCCCGACGAAGACGACGAAGACATGTTCGAGATGGAAGTGACGCTCGAGGAGAGCGACCTGATCTCATACACCTTCAACGATTTCGAGCACGTCATCTCGGCGGCGAAACGAATCGGACCTCAATATACGGATGCAGGCGCGCTATACGCCTACCAGAACAAGTGGGTGCTCCAGCTGGAGTACGAAGCGGAGGACGATCGCCGGTTCGACAACCTGATCTCGGTCTTGTCGGAGTACGGCGAGGCGAACTCCTACACGGACGCCGTTCTTATGGAATACGGCAAAGTCGTCATCGCGGAGGGCGCCATCGGGGTCGTCCGCGCCCAGTTTGCATAG
- the prsW gene encoding glutamic-type intramembrane protease PrsW, whose translation MALFSIAAAAAAPGIALLSYIYLKDRYEAEPIAMVARLFLFGMMSVFPVMVLQRGFELWLGKDDPFVFSFVTTAGLEEAAKWLIVAIAVFRHAEFDEPYDGIVYATAASLGFATMENMLYAFFEPFSMSTLIVRALLPVSGHALFGVVMGYYFGQAKFAKEERGKFFAFAFMFPVFYHGMFDFLLTTAKSSWMWLMVPFMAYLWARGLWKMKRANHHSPLRMIRREEEFKM comes from the coding sequence ATGGCTTTGTTCTCGATCGCAGCGGCCGCCGCCGCTCCCGGGATCGCGCTGCTGTCTTACATTTACCTGAAAGACCGCTACGAGGCGGAGCCGATCGCGATGGTCGCGAGGCTGTTTCTGTTCGGCATGATGTCCGTGTTCCCGGTCATGGTGCTGCAGCGAGGCTTCGAGCTGTGGCTCGGGAAGGACGATCCGTTCGTGTTCTCGTTCGTGACGACGGCCGGCCTCGAAGAAGCGGCGAAGTGGCTCATCGTCGCGATCGCCGTGTTCCGCCACGCCGAATTCGACGAGCCGTACGACGGCATCGTCTACGCGACGGCCGCATCGCTCGGCTTCGCTACGATGGAAAATATGCTGTACGCGTTTTTCGAGCCCTTTTCCATGTCCACCTTAATCGTTCGCGCTTTGCTCCCCGTATCCGGTCACGCGTTGTTCGGCGTCGTGATGGGATATTACTTCGGACAGGCGAAATTCGCGAAGGAGGAGCGGGGCAAATTTTTCGCATTCGCGTTCATGTTCCCGGTATTCTATCACGGCATGTTCGACTTCCTGCTGACGACGGCGAAATCGAGCTGGATGTGGCTCATGGTGCCGTTCATGGCGTATCTCTGGGCCAGAGGGCTTTGGAAGATGAAGCGCGCGAACCATCACTCGCCGCTTCGCATGATTCGTCGCGAGGAAGAGTTTAAAATGTGA
- a CDS encoding YphA family membrane protein, producing MNPGFLSYILLTLSLILIGFGWRTHAIGGASARAASLFGLGWIAAAAVDWKAGAWAGTAAYAPLLALAAIGLVSPYSRKDAASALSFGCLLGAIYSLVQLVERIDPLAIVLHPSVDPVALIVVLIVCYTRRASTQFAMLSIALVVNDAYTALLYARWQTPFFGGREFQDAWWMAAASARALSVAAAAVVDRAKREGGRIRAWLRVRR from the coding sequence ATGAATCCGGGCTTTCTCTCTTATATATTGCTCACCTTGTCCCTGATCCTGATCGGCTTCGGCTGGAGAACGCATGCGATCGGCGGGGCGTCGGCGCGGGCGGCGTCGCTGTTCGGCCTCGGCTGGATCGCGGCCGCCGCCGTCGACTGGAAGGCGGGAGCTTGGGCGGGGACTGCGGCGTACGCGCCGCTGCTCGCGCTCGCGGCGATCGGTCTCGTCTCCCCGTACTCGAGGAAGGACGCCGCGTCGGCGCTGTCGTTCGGGTGTTTGCTCGGCGCGATCTATTCGCTGGTGCAGCTCGTCGAGCGAATCGACCCGCTAGCGATCGTCCTGCATCCGTCCGTCGACCCCGTCGCGTTGATCGTCGTCTTGATCGTCTGTTATACGCGGCGCGCCTCGACGCAGTTCGCGATGCTGTCGATCGCGCTCGTCGTGAACGACGCCTATACGGCGCTGCTCTACGCACGATGGCAGACGCCCTTCTTCGGCGGCCGAGAATTTCAAGACGCGTGGTGGATGGCCGCGGCGTCGGCGCGCGCGCTGTCGGTCGCGGCCGCGGCCGTCGTCGACCGGGCGAAGCGGGAAGGCGGAAGGATCAGGGCATGGCTTCGAGTGCGAAGGTAG
- a CDS encoding CPBP family intramembrane glutamic endopeptidase, with protein sequence MKKYDFKKWKQVKFQKVDMSKLDDRTLLLNVYLTQALTLLLGAVLLWIQGRTVWGVLALPSGWTPWLWGAALAVVVLAADGVLSRFVPEDVTDDGGINDMLFRTRPVWHIVLLSFVVAVCEEVLFRGAVQHWMGPYWTSILFAVVHVRYLKHWLMTGIVFSISYGLGYVAVRTGTLWTPIAAHFIIDLVMGLIIRYRRAE encoded by the coding sequence ATGAAAAAATACGACTTCAAAAAATGGAAACAGGTCAAATTTCAGAAAGTCGACATGTCGAAGCTTGACGATCGAACGCTCTTGCTGAACGTCTATTTAACGCAGGCGCTAACCTTGCTTCTAGGGGCCGTTCTGCTGTGGATTCAGGGGCGAACCGTATGGGGCGTTCTGGCGCTGCCGTCGGGCTGGACGCCTTGGCTGTGGGGCGCGGCCTTGGCCGTCGTCGTGCTCGCCGCCGACGGCGTCTTGTCCCGATTCGTGCCGGAGGACGTGACGGACGACGGCGGAATCAACGACATGCTGTTCCGAACGCGCCCGGTTTGGCACATTGTCCTCTTGTCATTCGTCGTGGCCGTGTGCGAAGAGGTGCTGTTTCGAGGGGCCGTGCAGCATTGGATGGGGCCTTATTGGACGAGCATTCTGTTCGCCGTCGTCCACGTTCGATATTTAAAGCATTGGCTGATGACGGGCATCGTCTTCTCCATCTCTTACGGCCTCGGCTACGTCGCCGTCCGGACGGGCACGTTATGGACGCCGATCGCCGCGCATTTTATCATCGATCTCGTGATGGGACTCATTATTCGGTATCGGAGGGCGGAATGA
- a CDS encoding polysaccharide deacetylase family protein: MRNIGRIAAGLLLVAALAGCGSVGEGAAPDASPPPVETTAPAPVAPPEGDADPGEAGPAQPPQSAPQPKPDPAPEAEAPPVEKDYYMDGSYILRPKDESADPKKVVLLTFDDGPKDEATLTSMLDTLERHQAKAIFFLNGYRAEKKPELVKLIHERGQTIGNHGWDHIDLKKETQERMEKQIDDVQALVRDIVGEAPAFFRPPFGSGGDAVKKKAKDAGMLYMTWSNGSRDWEKGYDEPRKVIDSVLEQLHPGSNILMHELAWTEEALDELLTELERREYGFLDPDRIDPDYSKN; encoded by the coding sequence ATGAGAAACATCGGACGGATCGCGGCGGGACTGCTGCTCGTCGCCGCCCTCGCGGGCTGCGGAAGCGTCGGCGAAGGCGCCGCTCCGGACGCCTCCCCGCCGCCGGTCGAGACGACGGCCCCGGCCCCAGTCGCCCCTCCCGAGGGCGACGCCGATCCGGGAGAGGCGGGGCCGGCGCAGCCGCCGCAATCGGCGCCGCAGCCGAAGCCCGACCCGGCGCCCGAGGCCGAAGCGCCGCCCGTCGAGAAAGATTATTATATGGACGGAAGCTACATCCTTCGTCCGAAGGACGAATCCGCTGATCCGAAGAAAGTCGTTCTGCTGACGTTCGACGACGGACCGAAGGACGAGGCGACGCTGACGTCGATGCTCGACACGTTGGAGCGTCATCAGGCGAAGGCGATCTTCTTCCTGAACGGCTATCGCGCCGAGAAGAAGCCCGAGCTCGTAAAGCTGATCCATGAGCGCGGCCAGACGATCGGCAATCACGGCTGGGATCATATCGACTTGAAGAAAGAGACGCAGGAGCGCATGGAGAAGCAGATCGACGACGTTCAAGCGCTCGTGCGGGACATCGTCGGCGAGGCGCCGGCGTTCTTCCGGCCGCCGTTCGGCTCCGGCGGGGACGCCGTGAAGAAGAAAGCGAAGGATGCGGGGATGTTATACATGACCTGGTCGAACGGCTCCCGCGACTGGGAGAAGGGGTACGACGAACCTCGCAAGGTCATCGACAGCGTGCTGGAGCAGCTCCACCCGGGCAGCAACATCTTGATGCACGAGCTCGCTTGGACGGAGGAAGCGCTCGACGAGCTGCTGACCGAGCTGGAACGGCGCGAATACGGCTTCCTGGATCCGGACCGGATCGACCCGGATTATTCCAAAAATTGA
- the cmk gene encoding (d)CMP kinase: MNWPPTAKINVAIDGPAGAGKSTVARKVAETLGYIYVDTGAMYRTVTLKALREGADLDDAKALAGLAERTDIRLVPEPGGQKVIMDGEDVTEPIRTKEVTSFVSKVAAVPDIRNVLVRLQRDIADRRGVVMDGRDIGTNVLPDAEVKVFMTASVRIRAERRWLELKEKDPEATVEGLMEAIAARDKSDSERATSPLKQADDAVLLDTSHLTADEAAERIVRLCRQALEV, encoded by the coding sequence TTGAATTGGCCTCCTACTGCTAAGATTAATGTCGCGATCGACGGACCGGCCGGTGCGGGGAAGAGCACGGTGGCGCGGAAGGTCGCCGAAACATTGGGTTACATATATGTCGATACGGGCGCGATGTACCGGACGGTGACGTTGAAGGCGCTTCGCGAAGGCGCGGATTTGGACGACGCGAAGGCGCTTGCGGGGCTGGCGGAGCGGACCGACATTCGGCTCGTTCCCGAGCCGGGCGGGCAGAAGGTGATCATGGACGGCGAAGACGTCACGGAGCCGATTCGGACGAAGGAAGTGACCTCGTTCGTGTCGAAGGTGGCGGCCGTGCCGGACATTCGCAACGTGCTGGTTCGATTGCAGCGCGACATCGCCGATCGGCGCGGCGTCGTCATGGACGGCAGGGATATCGGCACGAACGTGCTTCCCGACGCGGAAGTGAAGGTGTTCATGACGGCCAGCGTCCGCATCCGGGCCGAGCGCCGCTGGCTGGAGCTGAAGGAGAAGGACCCGGAAGCGACGGTCGAAGGCTTGATGGAAGCGATCGCCGCCCGCGACAAGAGCGACTCCGAACGGGCGACCTCGCCGCTGAAGCAAGCGGACGACGCGGTGCTGCTGGACACGTCGCACCTGACCGCGGACGAAGCGGCGGAACGCATCGTCCGCTTATGCCGCCAGGCGTTGGAGGTGTAG
- the ypeB gene encoding germination protein YpeB: MYQRLSAVLFPIVAVLLVGAGLWGYQEHQEKNQILVKAENQYQRAFHDLSYHMDQLHEELGNTLAVSSASNFHRKGLINMWRLTSQAQSEVNQLPLTLMPFHETEELLANISKFSYKTAMRDLQKQPLTPAEMKILTTLYERSKEIKTDLRKVQESVLNNHLQWMDVEVLLASGEENYDNDIIDGFKLMNKRVTENGDIDWGPTMTAMNRRMSMQGVEGAPITAEDAKRKAADFLGLKDTSSMKTVENGADTEFTTYTVSVPANDRSTRQLEFTKAGGKLVYFLTERPVENKIVDIRGAVEAGTDFLQEHGYEGMRAVSYDEYNNVASIMFARVVNGVTVYPEKVTVKVALDDAEVTGLSAGELLFHPSTEKIGEPAMTEAEARKLLNPNFKVKDASLAVIRNDLDEEVLCYEFLGGINGGDYRIYFNADNGFEEKIERIRDSDAEASGA; this comes from the coding sequence GTGTACCAACGTTTAAGCGCCGTCCTGTTCCCGATCGTCGCGGTTCTCCTCGTGGGAGCCGGGCTGTGGGGGTATCAGGAGCACCAAGAGAAAAACCAAATCCTGGTCAAGGCGGAAAACCAATATCAACGCGCTTTCCATGACTTGTCTTATCATATGGACCAGCTGCACGAGGAGCTCGGCAACACGCTGGCCGTGAGCAGCGCGTCGAACTTCCACCGCAAAGGTCTCATCAACATGTGGCGGCTGACGAGTCAGGCGCAATCGGAAGTGAACCAGCTTCCGCTCACGCTGATGCCGTTCCACGAGACGGAGGAGCTGCTGGCGAACATCTCCAAGTTCTCCTACAAGACGGCGATGCGCGATTTGCAGAAGCAGCCGTTGACTCCGGCCGAAATGAAAATTCTTACGACGTTGTACGAGCGGTCGAAGGAGATCAAGACCGATCTTCGGAAAGTACAGGAATCGGTCCTCAACAATCACCTCCAGTGGATGGACGTCGAGGTGCTGCTCGCTTCCGGCGAGGAAAATTACGACAACGACATCATCGACGGCTTTAAGCTGATGAACAAGCGGGTCACCGAAAACGGCGACATCGACTGGGGTCCGACGATGACGGCGATGAATCGGCGCATGTCGATGCAGGGCGTGGAAGGCGCGCCGATAACGGCGGAGGACGCCAAACGAAAGGCTGCGGATTTCCTCGGATTGAAGGATACGTCGAGCATGAAGACGGTCGAAAACGGCGCCGATACCGAGTTTACGACGTATACGGTTTCGGTGCCGGCGAACGATCGGTCGACGCGCCAGCTCGAATTCACCAAAGCCGGCGGAAAGCTGGTGTACTTCTTGACGGAGCGCCCGGTCGAGAACAAGATCGTGGATATCCGCGGAGCGGTGGAAGCCGGTACGGACTTCCTGCAAGAACACGGATACGAAGGCATGCGGGCGGTCAGCTACGACGAATACAACAACGTGGCGAGCATTATGTTCGCCCGCGTCGTCAACGGCGTAACGGTCTACCCGGAGAAGGTGACGGTGAAGGTGGCGCTCGACGACGCGGAAGTGACGGGCCTCTCCGCCGGAGAGCTGCTGTTCCATCCGTCGACCGAGAAGATCGGCGAGCCGGCGATGACCGAAGCCGAGGCGAGGAAGCTGTTGAATCCGAACTTCAAGGTGAAGGACGCCTCGCTCGCCGTCATCCGGAACGACTTGGACGAGGAAGTGCTGTGTTACGAGTTCTTAGGCGGAATCAACGGCGGCGATTACCGGATTTACTTCAACGCCGACAACGGCTTCGAAGAAAAAATCGAGCGGATCCGCGACTCCGACGCCGAGGCGTCCGGGGCGTAA
- a CDS encoding lysophospholipid acyltransferase family protein — MVYVVSRAIVRRLLSIVFLVKSIGAEREPATGPVVVCGNHRSFLDPPIIACYLRRQVTFLAKAELFRVPVLSWFIRSCGAFPVQRGGMSMETMKTAIKVLKDGGMLVVFPEGTRQKTEKLGEGKKGAASMALRSKANILPVAIIGKYKPFRRLKVVYGEPFDAAEAVAHLPPAEQADALTVKIMSAIQDLLDRHR, encoded by the coding sequence ATGGTATACGTCGTTTCTCGAGCGATCGTCAGGAGACTGCTCTCGATCGTCTTCCTCGTGAAGTCGATCGGGGCGGAGCGGGAGCCGGCCACCGGCCCCGTCGTCGTATGCGGCAATCATCGCAGCTTTCTCGACCCGCCGATTATCGCTTGTTACTTGCGAAGGCAGGTCACGTTCCTGGCGAAGGCGGAACTGTTCCGCGTTCCGGTGCTGTCTTGGTTCATTCGGTCCTGCGGCGCCTTCCCCGTTCAGCGGGGCGGCATGAGCATGGAAACGATGAAAACCGCGATCAAGGTGCTCAAGGACGGCGGCATGCTCGTCGTCTTCCCGGAAGGCACGAGGCAGAAGACGGAGAAGCTCGGCGAAGGCAAGAAGGGGGCGGCCAGCATGGCGCTTCGCAGCAAAGCGAACATCCTGCCGGTCGCGATCATCGGAAAATATAAGCCGTTCCGACGGTTGAAGGTCGTCTACGGGGAACCGTTCGACGCCGCCGAAGCCGTCGCGCATCTGCCCCCGGCGGAGCAGGCGGACGCGCTCACCGTCAAAATCATGAGCGCCATCCAGGACTTGCTGGATCGACATCGTTGA